Genomic DNA from Pigmentiphaga litoralis:
TGCCCCCCGCCACGGTCTGGTTCCTGAATGGTCCCAACGCCAATCTGTATGGCCTGGATGCCAACAACACCTACGGGTCGGACAGCTTTCCCGTGCTGCAACAACGCTGTGAAGCCAAGGCCGAGAGCCTGCAGATCACGCTGAACTTTCGGCAGTCCAACTACGAAGGCCAGTTGATCGACTGGATACAGGAAGCGCGCGGCGTTGCCCAGGGCATCATCATCAACGCGGCCGGGCTGACGTATTCGTCCATCCCCATCCTGGATGCGTTGTTGTCGTTCCCGGGCAGCATCATCGAAGTCCACATGAGCAACATCTGGAAGCGCGAGCCCTTCCGTCATCACTCCTATATTTCGAAGGCGGCGCATGGCGTGATCGCCGGGCTGGGTGGAGATGGGTACGAACTGGCGATCGAGGCCATGTCGCGTCTGATCCGCCGATGACGTCTCCTTCCGGCACCCTGGTATTTTCCAGCGCGTTCGATGCCTTTGAGGTG
This window encodes:
- a CDS encoding type II 3-dehydroquinate dehydratase, which translates into the protein MTPPTLPPATVWFLNGPNANLYGLDANNTYGSDSFPVLQQRCEAKAESLQITLNFRQSNYEGQLIDWIQEARGVAQGIIINAAGLTYSSIPILDALLSFPGSIIEVHMSNIWKREPFRHHSYISKAAHGVIAGLGGDGYELAIEAMSRLIRR